In one Phyllostomus discolor isolate MPI-MPIP mPhyDis1 chromosome 8, mPhyDis1.pri.v3, whole genome shotgun sequence genomic region, the following are encoded:
- the JUNB gene encoding transcription factor jun-B: MCTKMEQPFYHDDSYTTAGYGRAPGGLSLHDYKLLKPSLALNLTDPYRGLKAPGARGPGPEGSGGGSYFSGQSSDTGASLKLASSELERLIVPNSNGVITTTPTPPGQYFYPRGGGNGGSAGGAGGGVTEEQEGFADGFVKALDDLHKMNHVTPPNVSLGASGGPPAGPGGVYAGPEPPPVYTNLSSYSPASAPSGGAGAAVGTGSSYPTATISYLPHAPPFAGGHPAQLGLGRGASTFKEEPQTVPEARSRDATPPVSPINMEDQERIKVERKRLRNRLAATKCRKRKLERIARLEDKVKTLKAENAGLSSTAGLLREQVAQLKQKVMTHVSNGCQLLLGVKGHAF, from the coding sequence ATGTGCACTAAAATGGAACAGCCCTTCTACCACGACGACTCATACACAACCGCGGGATACGGCCGGGCCCCGGGTGGCCTCTCTCTACACGACTACAAACTCCTGAAACCTAGCCTGGCGCTTAACCTGACCGACCCTTACCGAGGTCTGAAAGCACCTGGGGCGCGCGGCCCCGGCCCAGAGGGCAGCGGTGGTGGCAGCTACTTTTCCGGCCAGAGCTCGGACACAGGAGCGTCGCTTAAGCTCGCCTCATCAGAGCTGGAACGCCTAATTGTCCCCAACAGCAACGGCGTGATCACGACGACGCCCACGCCCCCGGGACAGTACTTTTACCCTCGCGGGGGTGGCAACGGTGGAAGTGCGGGGGGCGCAGGGGGCGGCGTCACCGAGGAGCAGGAGGGCTTTGCCGACGGCTTTGTGAAAGCCCTGGACGACCTACACAAGATGAACCACGTGACGCCCCCCAACGTGTCCCTGGGCGCCAGCGGGGGACCCCCAGCGGGACCCGGGGGTGTCTACGCCGGCCCGGAGCCTCCTCCCGTCTACACAAACCTTAGCAGCTATTCCCCAGCCTCTGCGCCCTCCGGAGGCGCCGGGGCCGCCGTCGGGACCGGCAGCTCCTATCCGACGGCCACCATCAGCTACCTCCCACACGCGCCGCCCTTTGCCGGCGGCCACCCAGCGCAGCTGGGCCTGGGTCGCGGCGCCTCCACCTTCAAGGAGGAACCACAGACCGTGCCTGAGGCGCGCAGCCGCGACGCCACGCCGCCAGTGTCTCCCATCAACATGGAAGACCAAGAGCGCATCAAAGTGGAGCGCAAGCGGCTGCGGAACCGGCTGGCGGCCACCAAGTGCCGGAAGCGGAAGCTGGAGCGCATCGCGCGCCTGGAGGACAAGGTGAAGACGCTCAAGGCCGAGAACGCGGGGCTCTCGAGCACAGCGGGTCTCCTCCGGGAGCAGGTGGCCCAGCTCAAACAGAAGGTCATGACCCACGTCAGCAATGGCTGTCAGCTGCTCCTTGGGGTCAAGGGACATGCTTTCTGA